Proteins from a genomic interval of Rosa chinensis cultivar Old Blush chromosome 2, RchiOBHm-V2, whole genome shotgun sequence:
- the LOC112188851 gene encoding UDP-glycosyltransferase 91A1, translating into MESITVHPTMPNNNKDIKLHIAMFPWLAFGHMIPYLELAKLIAGKGHKISFISTPRNIDRLPPLPPKLSALITFVKLPLPQNSNLPEGAEATADLPEDQVPHLKNAYDCLTQPISQFLKSTNPDWLLFDFAPYWVPEIAQTLGIPTAFFSIVIAAAVTFLGPTSPEIPADDRKLPEDYVVPPKWVPFPATVAWRFFEVLRLFKAISGDETNVSVVYRFMETLRGCDLIAVRSCAEFESEWLSLLQVIHGKPVLPVGVLSTTPKADDENETWRSIKDWLDRQSKNTVVYVAFGTEAMPSQEEATEIALGLEKSGLPFFWVLRTKHGEDAVKLPESFEERNERGVVCRSWAPQVKILAHDSVGVFLSHSGWSSVVEALTFGRPLVLLPMSNDQGLNARYFEEKKVGYELPRDEQNGSFTGQAVAESLRMVIEKEEGRVYRDKAKELKPLFGDRERQNEYVDKFLEYLTTHKGLDVVQHEGTLLHDSNSSNGHALV; encoded by the coding sequence ATGGAGTCCATCACTGTCCACCCCACCATGCCCAACAATAACAAGGATATTAAGCTACACATAGCCATGTTCCCATGGCTAGCCTTTGGCCACATGATCCCATACCTCGAACTCGCCAAGTTGATCGCCGGAAAAGGCCACAAAATCTCATTCATCTCCACCCCAAGAAACATAGACCGCCTCCCGCCTCTCCCGCCAAAACTCTCCGCCCTAATCACCTTTGTGAAGCTTCCACTGCCCCAGAATTCGAACCTTCCAGAAGGTGCCGAGGCCACCGCGGACTTGCCCGAAGACCAGGTCCCCCATCTCAAGAATGCCTACGATTGTCTGACCCAACCGATCTCCCAATTCCTCAAATCTACCAACCCCGATTGGCTTCTCTTTGACTTCGCGCCTTACTGGGTGCCGGAAATAGCCCAAACTCTCGGGATCCCGACCGCCTTCTTCAGCATTGTGATCGCCGCCGCTGTGACCTTCTTAGGGCCCACCTCGCCTGAAATACCTGCTGATGACCGTAAGTTACCAGAGGACTACGTAGTCCCGCCCAAGTGGGTGCCATTCCCGGCCACCGTGGCATGGCGATTTTTTGAGGTGCTTCGGCTCTTTAAAGCAATATCCGGAGACGAAACAAACGTCTCGGTCGTGTATCGGTTCATGGAGACACTGCGAGGCTGCGACTTGATCGCTGTAAGAAGCTGTGCAGAGTTCGAATCGGAATGGTTGAGCCTTCTACAAGTTATACACGGAAAACCTGTTCTGCCGGTTGGTGTACTCTCCACTACGCCGAAAGCCGACGACGAAAATGAAACGTGGCGGTCAATAAAGGACTGGTTGGACCGGCAGAGCAAAAACACGGTGGTGTACGTGGCTTTCGGAACGGAAGCAATGCCGAGTCAAGAGGAAGCAACGGAAATAGCCCTAGGTTTGGAGAAGTCTGGTTTGCCCTTCTTTTGGGTGCTGAGAACCAAACACGGCGAGGATGCGGTTAAGTTGCCGGAGAGTTTCGAGGAGAGAAATGAGCGGGGAGTGGTGTGCAGGAGTTGGGCCCCACAGGTTAAGATACTGGCTCACGACTCGGTGGGCGTGTTTCTGAGTCATTCAGGTTGGAGCTCGGTGGTGGAGGCGTTGACTTTTGGTAGACCGCTGGTGTTGTTACCCATGTCGAATGACCAGGGGTTGAATGCGAGGTATTTCGAGGAGAAGAAGGTCGGATATGAGTTGCCGAGGGACGAGCAAAACGGGTCGTTTACGGGTCAGGCGGTGGCGGAGTCGCTGAGGATGGTGATAGAGAAGGAGGAGGGGAGGGTTTATAGGGACAAGGCCAAGGAGTTGAAGCCGTTGTTTGGAGACAGGGAGAGGCAAAACGAGTACGTGGACAAGTTTTTGGAGTACCTCACAACCCACAAAGGATTGGATGTCGTTCAGCATGAAGGCACGTTACTGCATGATTCAAACTCAAGCAATGGTCACGCACTTGTTTGA
- the LOC112190881 gene encoding uncharacterized protein LOC112190881 gives MSDYLKLAVKHKKRCLAFKEDQYVGCGNPLLENASQNPYSVLDDSSSIDHEASFFPETMFTLNCVPDSALPPMNRVQDDQKVFSQLLSCHIRKLGSSLKCSIFLECSRSCSHNTRTLFDYPNKYRDKCIHRCNRFNKCSKLPNPRMCHFSNSSR, from the exons ATGTCTGATTATCTTAAGCTTGCTGTGAAGCATAAGAAAAGGTGTTTAGCATTCAAAGAAGATCAGTATGTGGGATGTGGAAACCCCCTCCTAGAAAATGCATCACAGAATCCATATTCTGTTTTAG ATGATAGTAGTTCAATTGATCATGAAGCATCTTTTTTCCCAGAAACAATGTTTACGTTGAACTGTGTTCCTGATAGTGCACTTCCACCTATGAATAGAGTGCAAGACGACCAAAAAGTTTTCTCTCAGTTGCTAAGCTGTCATATCCGTAAATTGGGTAGCAGCTTGAAATGCAGCATATTCCTGGAATGCAGTCGCAGTTGCAGCCACAACACTAGAACCCTATTCGACTACCCCAACAA ATATCGAGACAAATGCATCCACAGATGCAACAGATTCAACAAATGCAGCAAATTGCCCAATCCAAGAATGTGCCATTTCAGCAACAGCAGCAGATAG